The genomic stretch TAAATAGCGGCCCTTTACAGTAGctacctggtgtcatttctacTTCGGCCGATCGgccaaaaataattatataaaaatatatacctGATTATGtctaacacacacacacacacacacacatatatatatatatatatatatatatatatatatatattagatattATTTTTTGAAGCGGCTATATAGTTCAAATATTTTATTCTAATGGGTTCCTATATTTGGACGGTTTTATATTTGTGTGTTGTTGTTCAAACGTTGTTAGTAACATATGGCGTTAGTTGAAAGAAATACGAGTAGAGGCAGATGTACACTTGCATCAAGAAGGTGAGAACATACTATCTTGAAAAAAAAAGTTCTAAAGTAGAACGTTGCAtctacaacaataacaataaatatAGTATAATCTTACAGGTGAAGTCTGAGAAAGATATTGTATACGCAAACCTTACCTCTACAAGGTGAATATAGATGGGCTATTTCCTATAGACCATCGgctcaagaaaagatgaaaaaagataggaaagaaagaaataatttaaaattttggaGTTGCATCTACTAAAGAGGGACTTGATTTATGATATGGTGTTGATTGATTATAATTACTTAGCCACAAGGATCAGGAGCGGAGGTACAGTAGTGGGTGCGGGTTTGGGCGAACCCAGTTACTTTTTCCGAAACCCTGTATTTGTATTGAAAAATTTACCACATCTATATAAATATATCATGCTGAACCCAGTAACAAAAGAAATCTAGGTTCAATGGTAAGAGTTGTGCGTTTGCTGGAAAAAGATGTGGGTTCAATTCCCGATTAAAGCAGATTTTtatttcgttttttttaaatattgtttTCACAAATCAACTTAACGACAACGTTTTCTTCACTTTCCTCTCAACAGACACTAAATaacattatttaaaaataaaatataacgtGTTTCTTTCTAATAAACAAAGAACACAAGCTTCCCAACTTTAAACACAATTTTCTTCCAAttcccaaataaaaaaaaaactagggTTCTGCTGCCTCTATCAACTTCGTTGCTAGTTGCTACTCTCTTGACACCACATCGAAATAGTTCGTCTCAAGTATCTGTCCATCTTTCCATCTCCTGTGAATCAAAATCCTTAACCCCTTTTCAATTGATTTTTGGGTATTGTTAAACTTAAAGTTAGTAAAAAAACCTTTTCTTTTAGAACACTCCTGATTTGAGGCAAATTATTTTAGTATTGGAATGAATAATCCCAAATAGAAATAGTGCAAAATTGTTACAAAGTAAGTCATACGGTTGATCCTAATTTGGTTTGAGATTAAGCTACTGATGATTGATTGTAAAAGGGGAATCGGCTAAATGTGCTAACAAGAGTAATGAATTAGTGTAATGAATTGTGCTATCACAAAGTATTACTCTAGTATCATTTATGAATAGATGATTAAAAGGATATTTACTTGATTATGAGGACATGAGTGACATTCTGAACTTATATTTGTTTATCTGTGTTCAATTTTTGTTGCATTTGCTCTTTATATTTTAGCACTGTGCATTCATGAGTTCTTATTGGTATATCTTATGGCACCTCGATTCTCTTTGTCAATTTATGGGAACTATCTAGCTAGActaagtttttaaatttttaggaaCAAATCATAGTATAGTTTACAAATTGAACTATGTCAAAGGAGATAAAGAATAGTTTGTTATAGCATTTTGAAACATACAACTTCAAGTGAATTTTTGTTTTGTGATTTTTAGGTTTTTCTAGCAAAAGTCGATATGATCACGAGTTTTTACAAAACTCAAGCTTCTGCAGCTTCTTCTAGATCTCCTTTGACAAGTTCTCCATGTCCAGTTATTAATAACAATATTAATCCTTCCCAAGCATCGAATAAAATGTATGATTATGAGCCCGATCCTGCTAAAAGAAAACCAATTTCAGAATATCCTCCTAATTTACGTGACCGTGTAAGGAGAAATTATATACAAAATGGAGCTTGTCAACCTCGTGGTTTTGTCTTTCCAAAAAGAGATTTTGGGGGAATAATGCGTCACTTTAATCCGGAATGGTTTAAAACTTCATGTTCTCAATGGTTAGAATATAACATTAAACAAGATgcaatattttatttttgttgttacttGTTTAAAAATGAGGTTGGAGGATATGGAAAAAATATAGGTGATGCTTTCACAACAGATAGTTTTAGAGGTTGGAATAAAGGTTTAAAAAGACTTAAATCACATGTGGGTGACGTGAGTAGTGTTCATAATCGATGTTTCAAGATGATGCTAGATTTAATGAACCAAGCACAATCCATTCTAACTTCTTTGGACAAGCAATTTGAGAAAATTAAAAGTGAACATCGAGTTTGTTTGAATGCTTCAATTGATGTGATAAGGTATCTTTTGTAAGAAGGAATTCCTTTTCGGGGCCATGATGAGAGTGTAACTTCTACTAGAAGAGGCCAATTTTTAGATCTCTTAAAATGGTATGCAGATAGGAAGGAAGATGTGAAAAATATGGTATTAGAAAAAGCTCCAAAAAATAACACCATGACTTCTCCTAATATTCAGAAAGATATTGTGAATTCTTGTGCAAAAGAAACGGTGAAAGCAATTATTGAAAATTTGAATGAGAATTTTTTTGGGATATTAGTTGATGAGTCTAAGGATGTCTCTCATAAGGAACAAATGGCTCTTGTTCTACGCTATGTCAATAAAGAGGGTGAACTTATTGAGCGATTCCTTGGTCTTGTCCATGTTAAAGGTACAACTGCGCACGCATTACAAAAAGAAATATATTCTTTGCTTTTACAACATTCATTGAGTTCATCTCTAATACGGGGACAGGGGTATGATGGAGCTAGTAACATGCAAGGACACATCAACTTTGATTCTGAAAAATAATCCTTCGGCACATTGCATACATTGCTTTCCTCATCAGTTGCAATTGACTCTTGTAGctgttgcaaaaaaaaaaaataccatGATGTAAATAATTTTCTTGACATTCTTGCTAATGTTTTGAATGTTGTTGGAGGTTCTTATAAGCGTAGGGAGATGCTTAGAGATGATCAAGCTGAAAAATTAGATGAGTTATTAGTGCTTGGTGAAGTTCATCCAGGAAGTGGATTAAATCAAGAACTTGGGCTTCAAAGACCAGGTGATACTCGTTGAGATCTCACTTTAAGACATTACGTAACTTTATTTCTTTATTCTCTTCGATTGTTCATATACTTGGAGTTCTTGCAAATGAGGGTTCAAATTATCAGGAGAAAGCATTAGCCAAAAGTCTAGTGGAAGATATAAGATCTTATGAGTTCGTTTGTATATTACATTTGATGTTAAAACTATTGGCAATTACATATGCTTTGAATATGGCCCTACAAAAAAAGATCAAGATATTGTTAGTGCAATAAAACTTGTTGATTTCACAAAGAGGCAATTGCAAACAATGAGAGAATCTAAATGGAATTCTTTGATAGAAGATGTCTCTTCGTTTTGTGATAAGAATGGTATTGTAATCCCAAAAATGGATGAGAAGTATGCACTTGGAAAGTCGAAGTGTAAAAGCTCAATTGTTACATATTTCCATCGTTTGTACGTAGAGGTTTTTTGTGCTACTATTGATTTGCAACTTTCGGAGCTTAACAGTCGTTTTAGTAAAGTGAATACTTCTCTGCTTCTTGGTATGGCTAGTTTAAGTCCCGATGATTCTTTTGCGAATTATGATAAAAATAAGATTATGAAACTTGCTATATATTATCCAAATGAGTTCACTGCTTCTAAGCTTGAAGATCTTAGTTATGAGCTTGACAGTTATATGGACTATGTGCGAGAAATGGACAATGCATTCTCTAACTTGAAAGGGTTTGGTGATCTGTCGAAGACATTGGTTAAAACAAATATTCACAAGACATGGAGACTTATTTATTTGCTTGTGAAGCTGAGTTTGATATTACCTGTGGCTACTGCAATGGTTGAAAGGACTTTTTCTTCAATGAAGTTTATTAAAAATGATTTGCGAAGCAGGATTGGTGATGACTTTTTGAATgattgtttagtttgttttatagaGGATGAAGTATTTGAAAGTGTATCTAATGATGCGATCATTGATCGTTTTCAAAACATGACAACTCGTCGAATGCAATTGAAATGATAATGTTTATATTCATATATTGTGTTTGCCTTTCGTTACTTTttaaatatatattaaatatcGATACTCATTCTTTAGTCAGTTTGATATTGTATATTAGTTTTAGGTCATAGTCTTATTTTAAATTTTAGAACCCACACACTCCAAATCCTAGCTCCACCTCTGACAGGAATGAAGCTACCCTTGTATAAAGGGAGTCAACTGACACCTAttcgtcgaaaaattacattgtataAATACATTAGTTTTTTTAATTGTATATATACTACATGTTAGGTGTGGAAGCCATGCAAATTTTGGGTACCAATTTGATCTCTTGGAATGTGTAATCTAGTAGAAAATTAGTATTATCCACCACTGCCTACAAGTTTATAGTTTTCACGTCAACGAGGTAATCGAGTTGTGAACAGAATTTTCTCTTATCACTAAAAGAATGGTTATCACACATAAGAATATTGAGAGAATAGAAATCCAGGCTGCAAAGAAAGGCTAAAACTCAGTGTGAGTTTTCAAATGGCGGCCTGTCTTCTTTCGGTTGACataatattattattttgaagCATAATATATTATCGTCTATACCCGCATGGCCATATAACAATCATTCGCTATAAAAATTAAGTTTTTTATAGAactaatttttatattatattataatatatattttctgTAACGTACGTCattacaataataataaaaaatcaaaacaaataaagTTGTTATAGAAAGATTTGACTGTCCTGGTATTCTTAGAGTCAATGGATTGCTTTAATTTGCTTTACCAGATTCTAGAAAAAATATGGACCAGAAAGGCTAATATAATATCTATATATTGTGGTCTGTTCCTTTTCAT from Nicotiana sylvestris chromosome 12, ASM39365v2, whole genome shotgun sequence encodes the following:
- the LOC138883999 gene encoding uncharacterized protein; its protein translation is MTSPNIQKDIVNSCAKETVKAIIENLNENFFGILVDESKDVSHKEQMALVLRYVNKEGELIERFLGLVHVKGSYKRREMLRDDQAEKLDELLVLGEVHPGSGLNQELGLQRPGDTR
- the LOC138884000 gene encoding uncharacterized protein; its protein translation is MRESKWNSLIEDVSSFCDKNGIVIPKMDEKYALGKSKCKSSIVTYFHRLYVEVFCATIDLQLSELNSRFSKVNTSLLLGMASLSPDDSFANYDKNKIMKLAIYYPNEFTASKLEDLSYELDSYMDYVREMDNAFSNLKGFGDLSKTLVKTNIHKTWRLIYLLVKLSLILPVATAMVERTFSSMKFIKNDLRSRIGDDFLNDCLVCFIEDEVFESVSNDAIIDRFQNMTTRRMQLK